One segment of Polyangiaceae bacterium DNA contains the following:
- a CDS encoding DUF1552 domain-containing protein, with protein sequence MGGVAIGLPFLGAMSDSARAGSFPKRFVAFFSGLGTVKDAWVPQGTETDFTLGPILAPLEPYKKKLMVLEGIDYESAHHGPGDPHQLGMGHALTGAELQEGELFPYACSPGKAVGWGGGISLDQFLANQIGQTTKFPSLEFGVQVQYADVSARISYRGPGQPVPPEDDPYQAYQRIFAELGADPAQIARIRAERKTVLDYVSDDYARLSQRLGASDRQKVDAHLDAVREIEKRLDAPGIIGGACNPPNLGVPVEPLQNDNYPLIAKCQLDLLAMSLICDLTRVASIQFATVRQGGKVFSWLGQTEGHHSLSHSSTEDPVRRQMLIDIGNWHATQLAYLCQLLDSVPEGDGTVLDNTAIFWCTDIAVGQSHVRRDMPLVLAGRAGGALAAGRYLKYQGDYHNDLLIALSHSMGVPVATFGNPDYCNGPLKGILA encoded by the coding sequence CCTTTCTCGGTGCAATGAGCGATTCGGCGCGCGCCGGAAGCTTTCCCAAACGTTTCGTCGCGTTTTTCTCGGGCCTTGGCACGGTCAAGGACGCGTGGGTTCCTCAAGGCACGGAAACCGATTTTACCCTCGGCCCCATTCTCGCACCGCTCGAGCCCTACAAGAAAAAGCTCATGGTGCTCGAGGGAATCGATTACGAATCGGCTCATCACGGCCCCGGGGATCCTCATCAGCTCGGCATGGGGCACGCGCTCACGGGCGCCGAGCTTCAGGAGGGCGAGCTTTTTCCGTACGCGTGTAGTCCGGGGAAAGCCGTGGGTTGGGGCGGAGGCATTTCGCTCGATCAATTCCTCGCCAATCAAATTGGACAAACTACCAAGTTCCCGTCGCTCGAGTTTGGCGTTCAGGTTCAATATGCCGATGTATCGGCACGCATTTCGTATCGCGGTCCGGGGCAACCCGTGCCGCCGGAAGACGACCCTTACCAAGCATATCAGCGCATTTTCGCCGAGCTTGGAGCCGATCCCGCACAAATCGCGCGAATTCGCGCCGAACGCAAGACGGTGCTCGATTACGTGAGCGATGATTATGCCCGACTTTCCCAGCGCCTCGGCGCAAGCGACAGGCAAAAGGTCGACGCGCATCTCGATGCCGTGCGAGAAATTGAAAAACGTCTCGATGCGCCAGGAATCATCGGTGGAGCATGCAATCCGCCGAACCTTGGCGTTCCCGTCGAACCGCTGCAAAACGACAATTACCCGCTCATCGCCAAATGCCAGCTCGATTTGCTCGCCATGTCCCTGATTTGCGATCTCACGCGCGTCGCCAGCATTCAATTCGCCACGGTGCGTCAGGGAGGCAAGGTGTTTTCGTGGCTGGGACAAACCGAGGGGCATCATTCGTTGTCGCATTCCAGTACCGAGGATCCCGTGCGTCGGCAGATGCTCATCGACATTGGCAATTGGCATGCAACGCAGCTCGCGTATCTTTGCCAATTGCTCGATAGCGTGCCGGAAGGTGATGGCACGGTGCTCGATAACACGGCCATCTTCTGGTGCACGGACATTGCGGTTGGCCAAAGCCACGTGCGGCGTGACATGCCGCTCGTATTGGCAGGACGCGCAGGCGGAGCGCTCGCAGCGGGGCGGTATTTGAAGTACCAAGGTGATTACCACAACGATCTGCTCATCGCGCTTTCGCACTCCATGGGCGTACCTGTTGCCACGTTTGGCAATCCCGACTACTGCAATGGGCCGCTCAAGGGAATTCTCGCCTGA
- a CDS encoding L,D-transpeptidase — MLGITSFVATVYAEPRDTSKKLGYLRVGAKVARSEEPAGTKGCPGGWYGIFPKGYICVGSDATLDLEDPTVRAASRRPNLKTALPYRYAFVRAVLPLYLRVPSAEEQKKSEFKLQEHLDWYKENGATADKVRLGAWDVAIDDRGVPLPGKQLGELGLGKNSEELSLGQHLGGDTDADPIPFWLAEGKRQIPNISDFKVPEYAVFADRARRHTGLALVGSFPTGPESLERRFAITTDLRMAPHTKIKPDTGSPWHGIELTDEYTLPIAFVRTQGAKAYRISKGKAVATDDLEFRSAHPLVGTMRNVEGVKYYRTKDKRWLSQLDVGLALPPASWPADAEKGKKWIEISIANQTFVMWEGKRPIYVTLVSTGQAGLDDPKKTTATVRGVFKIRNKHITATMDSNEGSSVGGGKAQVASAKSPSDGGGKASTKKGKPTPGKTPAKPVANAAKSSGKDKPAADAKVPRKGDGEYGVTKRRGEGTFQLRDVPYIQYFESGYALHAAYWHDVFGTPRSHGCVNLSPVDAHRVFLWTDPPVPDEWHAINTGEEFGEGTTVIIHE, encoded by the coding sequence ATGCTTGGCATCACGTCGTTCGTGGCCACGGTGTATGCCGAACCTCGCGATACGTCGAAGAAGCTAGGTTACCTGCGCGTGGGCGCGAAAGTGGCGCGAAGTGAAGAACCAGCGGGCACCAAAGGATGTCCCGGCGGTTGGTATGGGATTTTTCCAAAAGGATACATTTGTGTTGGGTCTGATGCCACGCTGGATCTCGAGGATCCCACCGTTCGAGCGGCTTCGCGTCGTCCCAATTTGAAGACGGCGCTGCCTTATCGTTATGCGTTCGTTCGCGCGGTACTTCCGCTTTATCTTCGAGTGCCCTCGGCGGAGGAGCAGAAGAAATCGGAATTCAAGCTACAAGAGCACCTCGATTGGTACAAAGAGAATGGCGCGACGGCGGACAAGGTTCGTCTCGGTGCATGGGACGTAGCCATTGACGATCGAGGTGTGCCGCTTCCGGGCAAACAATTGGGTGAGCTCGGGCTCGGGAAAAACTCCGAAGAATTGAGCCTTGGGCAGCATCTTGGTGGTGATACCGATGCGGATCCCATTCCGTTTTGGTTGGCGGAGGGCAAGCGGCAGATTCCGAACATCAGTGACTTCAAGGTGCCCGAATATGCGGTTTTTGCAGATCGCGCGCGTCGTCACACGGGGCTGGCGCTCGTGGGGTCGTTTCCGACGGGACCGGAATCGCTCGAGCGGCGTTTTGCGATAACGACCGATTTGCGAATGGCGCCGCATACCAAAATCAAGCCTGACACGGGTTCACCGTGGCACGGCATCGAGCTCACGGACGAATACACGTTGCCCATTGCGTTCGTTCGTACGCAGGGTGCGAAGGCATATCGAATATCGAAGGGCAAGGCCGTTGCGACCGATGACCTCGAATTTCGCAGTGCGCATCCGCTCGTGGGGACCATGCGCAACGTGGAGGGCGTCAAATATTATCGCACGAAGGACAAACGGTGGCTCAGCCAGCTCGACGTGGGTTTGGCGCTGCCTCCTGCGTCGTGGCCGGCCGATGCGGAGAAGGGCAAAAAGTGGATTGAGATTTCGATTGCGAATCAGACGTTCGTCATGTGGGAGGGCAAGCGTCCGATTTACGTGACGCTCGTTTCGACGGGTCAAGCGGGGCTCGACGATCCGAAAAAGACGACGGCCACGGTGCGAGGTGTGTTCAAGATTCGCAACAAACACATCACGGCGACGATGGATTCGAATGAAGGATCCAGCGTTGGGGGTGGCAAGGCGCAGGTCGCGTCGGCCAAGTCTCCTTCCGATGGTGGAGGCAAAGCATCGACGAAGAAGGGGAAACCGACCCCTGGTAAAACCCCCGCGAAACCTGTCGCGAATGCGGCCAAATCGTCTGGTAAGGACAAACCTGCCGCCGATGCAAAAGTTCCGCGCAAGGGCGATGGCGAATATGGCGTGACCAAGCGTCGCGGCGAGGGTACGTTCCAGCTCAGGGACGTTCCGTACATCCAATATTTCGAGAGTGGCTATGCGCTCCACGCTGCCTATTGGCACGATGTTTTCGGCACGCCGCGGAGCCATGGTTGCGTCAATCTTTCTCCGGTCGACGCGCATCGCGTATTTCTTTGGACCGATCCGCCCGTGCCCGATGAGTGGCATGCAATCAACACGGGCGAGGAATTCGGCGAGGGCACGACGGTCATCATTCATGAATGA
- a CDS encoding MFS transporter — translation MTKPTASAREQVRDRVLLVVVLTAFLDLVGFGITIPLLPFYVKSMSVSGPGSDVTGLLIGSYSLAQSLATPWLGRLSDRYGRRIVILVSLLGNAASMILFALAVHYKVLALLFVSRILAGVTAGNLGACQAAIADVTDKSERAAAMGRLGAGIGLGLIVGPFLGGETGKLAPWAPPVVAALMALLDVVLAAILMPETRQFREEQPPSDGASPAKSVRLWDLLADRRMAAVFGLFFLTFTAMTCLNAAFPFLSHERFGWNEEDVARMFGVFGVISVVIQGFLMKRLVARFSDVSLVTAAGIFIASGMLLSAGSTRPWMLVVGNIFIGMGVAINNPVISALASKVAPPQFQGVALGYAQSSGSWARTVWPPAWGLMYRHVAPIAPFIGSAIAASLMVFVAATLRVRPASASEQKPTES, via the coding sequence ATGACCAAGCCCACTGCATCTGCCCGTGAGCAGGTGCGTGATCGTGTTCTTCTCGTTGTTGTCTTGACGGCCTTTCTCGATCTCGTCGGGTTTGGCATCACGATCCCGCTGTTGCCATTTTACGTCAAATCGATGTCCGTCTCGGGACCGGGATCGGACGTCACGGGCCTCCTCATTGGCAGCTATTCGCTCGCGCAGTCCTTGGCGACGCCGTGGCTCGGGCGTTTGTCCGATCGGTACGGTCGTCGTATCGTCATCCTCGTCAGCTTGCTCGGCAACGCGGCGAGCATGATTCTTTTTGCGCTTGCGGTGCACTACAAGGTGCTGGCGCTGCTTTTCGTGTCTCGCATTCTTGCAGGTGTGACGGCGGGAAATCTTGGCGCGTGTCAAGCTGCAATTGCCGATGTGACCGATAAGAGTGAACGCGCGGCCGCGATGGGCAGGCTTGGCGCAGGAATTGGGCTTGGCCTGATCGTCGGTCCGTTCCTTGGAGGTGAAACGGGTAAGCTGGCGCCTTGGGCGCCGCCGGTCGTAGCGGCGCTCATGGCGCTGCTCGATGTGGTGCTCGCGGCCATTCTGATGCCCGAGACGCGTCAATTTCGTGAAGAGCAACCACCATCCGACGGCGCATCACCAGCGAAGTCCGTGCGGCTTTGGGATCTGCTTGCGGATCGTCGCATGGCCGCGGTCTTTGGGCTCTTCTTTTTGACGTTTACCGCGATGACGTGCCTCAATGCGGCCTTCCCGTTTTTGTCGCACGAGCGATTTGGGTGGAACGAGGAAGACGTCGCGCGCATGTTTGGCGTGTTCGGCGTGATTTCGGTGGTCATTCAAGGCTTCTTGATGAAGCGCCTGGTGGCTCGCTTTTCCGACGTCTCCTTGGTGACGGCGGCGGGGATTTTCATTGCATCCGGGATGCTACTGTCCGCAGGTTCGACGCGTCCGTGGATGCTCGTGGTGGGCAACATTTTCATTGGCATGGGCGTGGCGATCAACAACCCGGTCATCTCCGCGCTCGCGTCCAAGGTGGCGCCGCCTCAGTTTCAAGGCGTTGCGCTCGGATATGCGCAGTCGTCCGGCAGTTGGGCGCGTACGGTGTGGCCGCCAGCGTGGGGCCTCATGTATAGGCACGTCGCGCCTATTGCACCATTCATTGGAAGCGCAATCGCTGCGAGCTTGATGGTTTTCGTGGCGGCCACGTTGCGTGTGCGTCCGGCTTCAGCCTCGGAGCAAAAGCCGACGGAAAGTTGA
- a CDS encoding helix-turn-helix transcriptional regulator produces MPRRNMPDPYAQQVGARIRELRLERNMSLAGLADASELSKGHLSSVEHGLAAITIGTIQRLARGFDLPPLYILAFAAEDEYSKIVELLRALPVAEVKKVRRQLQAQAGKKR; encoded by the coding sequence ATGCCGCGACGAAACATGCCCGATCCGTACGCACAGCAAGTAGGCGCCCGCATTCGCGAACTTCGCCTCGAGCGCAACATGTCTTTGGCTGGTCTGGCCGATGCGAGCGAATTGTCGAAAGGGCATTTGTCGAGTGTCGAGCACGGGCTCGCTGCCATCACGATCGGCACGATTCAGCGTCTCGCGCGCGGATTCGACCTGCCGCCCCTTTACATTTTGGCCTTTGCCGCCGAAGACGAATACTCCAAAATTGTCGAGCTTCTGCGAGCCCTGCCGGTTGCCGAAGTGAAAAAGGTGCGCCGACAACTGCAAGCCCAAGCGGGCAAGAAACGGTAA
- the gndA gene encoding NADP-dependent phosphogluconate dehydrogenase, with protein sequence MTQAKIGLVGLAVMGENLALNIERHGFPIAVHNRDPAKIDRLLETRAKGLQFFGAKTAAELAGLLERPRKIVLLVKAGQPVDWTIEQLRPHLEPGDILIDGGNSWYEDTERRQKELEAVGIRFIGSGVSGGEEGALLGPSLMPGGERDAYEEIRPIWEAIAAKVDDGPCVTYIGPGGSGHFVKMVHNGIEYGDMQLIAEAYDILHRGLGYSADRLADIFAEWNEGVLQSFLIEITAKIFRAKDSETGQPLVDLIVDKAGQKGTGLWTSKVALDLGVAIPTIDAAIMARLISGRKNERVEASRVLVGPIAPPAQQDEKEIVAAVHDALYAAKICSYTQGMALLRAASDAFHWDLRLGEIARIWKGGCIIRAQFLDGIREAYAKRADLPSLLLDECFRDAMTNAQAGFRRAVAFAQNLGIPCLAFAGSLGYYDSYRSARLPQNLTQAQRDFFGAHTYERVDKPDVGPVHTDWPSLVG encoded by the coding sequence GTGACGCAAGCGAAAATCGGGCTCGTGGGGCTCGCTGTCATGGGCGAAAATCTCGCACTCAACATCGAACGGCATGGTTTTCCGATCGCGGTGCACAACCGGGATCCCGCCAAAATAGACCGCCTTCTCGAAACTCGAGCCAAAGGTCTTCAATTCTTTGGGGCGAAGACGGCTGCCGAGCTCGCAGGGCTGCTCGAAAGGCCGCGAAAAATCGTGCTGCTCGTCAAGGCTGGACAGCCCGTCGATTGGACCATCGAACAGTTGCGCCCGCATCTCGAACCGGGCGACATCCTCATCGATGGGGGCAATTCGTGGTACGAGGACACCGAGCGGCGTCAGAAAGAGCTCGAGGCGGTGGGGATTCGGTTCATTGGGTCGGGCGTGTCCGGGGGCGAGGAAGGGGCGCTCTTGGGCCCGTCGCTCATGCCTGGAGGCGAGCGTGACGCGTACGAGGAGATTCGTCCGATATGGGAGGCCATTGCGGCCAAGGTCGATGATGGGCCTTGTGTGACGTACATCGGTCCCGGCGGATCGGGTCATTTCGTCAAAATGGTCCACAACGGAATCGAATATGGCGACATGCAGCTCATCGCCGAGGCATACGACATTTTGCATCGGGGGCTCGGGTATTCGGCGGATCGTTTGGCGGACATTTTTGCGGAGTGGAACGAGGGCGTATTGCAATCGTTTCTCATTGAGATCACGGCCAAGATTTTCCGCGCCAAGGATTCGGAAACGGGCCAGCCGCTCGTCGATCTCATCGTCGACAAGGCGGGGCAAAAAGGCACGGGCCTGTGGACATCGAAAGTGGCGCTCGATCTCGGCGTTGCCATTCCGACCATCGATGCGGCCATCATGGCGCGTCTCATTTCCGGGCGCAAAAACGAACGTGTGGAAGCGTCGCGCGTTCTCGTTGGTCCGATCGCGCCGCCAGCGCAGCAAGACGAGAAAGAAATCGTCGCCGCGGTGCATGACGCGCTTTATGCGGCGAAGATATGTTCGTACACGCAAGGCATGGCGCTTCTTCGAGCGGCCTCGGACGCCTTCCATTGGGATCTGCGTCTCGGCGAAATCGCGCGCATTTGGAAAGGTGGCTGCATCATTCGTGCGCAATTCCTCGACGGCATTCGCGAGGCTTACGCCAAACGTGCAGACTTGCCGAGCTTGCTCCTCGACGAGTGCTTTCGTGACGCCATGACGAACGCTCAAGCGGGATTCCGTCGAGCCGTCGCATTCGCGCAGAACCTTGGCATTCCGTGCCTCGCATTCGCGGGAAGCCTTGGGTATTACGACAGCTACCGTTCGGCTCGTTTGCCCCAGAACCTCACGCAGGCGCAACGCGACTTCTTCGGGGCGCATACCTACGAGCGGGTGGACAAACCCGACGTTGGTCCGGTACACACCGACTGGCCGTCTCTCGTCGGCTGA
- a CDS encoding cytochrome c3 family protein produces the protein MAALFRPWSNTAFRVVLGLAVLGIVGAVTAPMIWVRTPQWRGQLDPIDQPVEFDHRHHVQDDGIDCLYCHKLATTSPTGGIPSTDLCMGCHNQIWNQSPMLEPVRRSYFSGMPIPWNRVHDVPDFVYFNHAIHTNKGFGCVTCHGRVDLMGRVYQVTDLSMGWCLDCHRNPEKFVRPLDKITDMTWVAENQAVLGPSLVNQYQIRSLTTCTACHR, from the coding sequence ATGGCGGCACTGTTTCGTCCCTGGTCCAATACTGCATTTCGAGTCGTGCTCGGTCTTGCCGTGCTCGGCATTGTCGGCGCAGTCACTGCGCCGATGATATGGGTGCGCACGCCACAATGGCGTGGACAGCTCGATCCCATCGATCAACCGGTCGAGTTCGATCACCGGCATCACGTGCAGGACGATGGAATCGATTGCCTCTATTGCCACAAGTTGGCCACGACATCTCCAACCGGGGGTATTCCATCGACGGATCTTTGCATGGGTTGTCATAACCAGATCTGGAATCAGAGTCCCATGCTCGAGCCTGTTCGGCGGAGTTACTTTTCGGGAATGCCCATTCCGTGGAATCGCGTGCACGACGTCCCAGACTTCGTGTACTTCAATCATGCCATTCACACGAACAAGGGCTTTGGATGTGTCACTTGTCACGGGCGTGTCGATCTCATGGGTCGCGTTTATCAGGTGACGGATCTGTCCATGGGGTGGTGCCTCGATTGCCACCGAAACCCGGAAAAATTCGTCCGCCCGCTCGACAAGATCACCGACATGACCTGGGTGGCTGAAAATCAAGCTGTTCTGGGCCCTTCGCTCGTAAATCAATACCAAATTCGCAGTCTCACGACTTGCACCGCTTGTCACCGGTAG
- a CDS encoding Fe-S-cluster-containing hydrogenase, whose amino-acid sequence MGKGAPTKAEQVLNDRREYWRALGDLAGENSADGRAEFPVGGDSRPDEPSRRRFLELIGASMALAGVTGCVKDPIEKILPYTVRPPEVTPGVSQYYATSMTLHGYATGLLVESREGRPIKIEGNPLHPASLGATGAFEQASILDLYDPHRARGGLHRGQLRPWDEIAAFLASPRPDGGAGLRILLEPTASPLTGELLTRLLQRYPRARITFYSPIHVNASIDGAAMAYGQRLQTHYDFSRASVIVSLDGDFLSSMPMHVRYANDFAQRRRPSWPNPTMNRLYVVESNISSTGSIADHRIRRLPSEIGTFAAALAAEIVLGEGAPGGMATGESIAALRPFVGREDRAVIRPIARDLRRAGASGVVVVGDEQPAHVHALGALMNAALGNGGGAMFTTAPVHVDMGASQQTFAELVAEMKGGGVDTLVILDGNPVYSASGDISFADAMRRVPNTIHLGMHVDETAALATWFVPAAHYLESWGDARSFDGTASIVQPLIRPLFGGHTSAEMLAALTGNLTPNGYNILRETWRSRFGAANFDSHWEAALRRGVIVGTAAPRTLATVKAGAGRATIEALAASAHATAGTYEVSFRADHRVFDGRYASNPWLQELPEPMTSLTWGNAARMSVKTARELGVTNGDLVELAAAHAPSIVAPGADATGPSIVLPALVVPGHADGAISLSLGYGRKVGSPIAVGVGTNVAPLRSGDGYIRSGIVARRKEGHVDLALTQTHWNMHGRPIVLSATLPEYQSNPAFTAHHRGRVLSILPAVETNGEKWAMTIDTSICTGCSSCVVACQAENNIPVVGPEQVMLSREMHWLRIDTYFSGAPEVPSVVHQPMLCQHCEKAPCEYVCPVNATVHSPDGLNEMVYNRCIGTRFCSNNCPYKVRRFNFFDWMEERASLNGDVRKLQKNPDVTVRERGVMEKCTFCVQRIRRAEIEASIERRSIRPGEVVPACAGACPTRAIQFGSLMHKETPMTLWRDEPRNYSVLHELGTQPRVQYLAMIKNPNPEMA is encoded by the coding sequence TTGGGCAAAGGCGCACCCACAAAGGCCGAGCAGGTTTTGAATGACAGACGCGAATATTGGCGCGCGCTCGGAGATCTCGCAGGTGAGAATTCGGCTGATGGGCGCGCCGAATTTCCCGTGGGCGGAGACAGTCGTCCGGACGAACCGTCCAGGCGTCGTTTTCTCGAATTGATCGGTGCCAGCATGGCGCTCGCCGGCGTGACCGGTTGCGTCAAGGATCCCATTGAAAAGATTCTTCCGTATACCGTGAGGCCGCCCGAAGTGACTCCGGGCGTATCCCAGTATTACGCGACGAGCATGACGTTGCACGGGTACGCGACGGGCCTGCTCGTCGAAAGTCGTGAAGGGCGCCCCATCAAAATCGAGGGCAATCCGCTGCATCCTGCGAGCCTTGGTGCGACCGGCGCATTCGAGCAAGCGTCGATTCTCGATTTGTACGATCCGCATCGCGCGCGCGGCGGTTTGCATCGAGGTCAGCTTCGGCCATGGGACGAGATTGCAGCATTTCTTGCGAGCCCGCGACCCGATGGCGGTGCTGGCCTCAGAATTTTGCTCGAACCGACGGCTTCGCCGCTCACCGGCGAGCTTCTCACGAGGCTGCTCCAGCGGTACCCGAGAGCTCGCATTACGTTTTACTCGCCAATCCACGTGAATGCGAGCATCGATGGAGCTGCGATGGCGTATGGTCAGCGTCTTCAGACGCATTACGACTTTTCGCGCGCATCCGTGATCGTTTCCCTCGATGGGGACTTTCTCTCGTCGATGCCCATGCACGTGCGTTACGCGAACGACTTCGCGCAGCGGCGTAGGCCGAGCTGGCCAAATCCGACCATGAATCGATTGTATGTCGTCGAAAGCAACATCAGCTCGACGGGCAGCATCGCCGATCATCGAATTCGTCGGCTTCCGAGTGAAATCGGGACTTTTGCTGCTGCACTTGCGGCTGAGATCGTGCTCGGGGAAGGCGCGCCAGGGGGTATGGCGACGGGCGAATCCATTGCTGCGCTCAGGCCGTTTGTAGGTCGCGAGGATCGGGCCGTCATTCGGCCCATTGCGCGCGATTTGCGGCGCGCCGGTGCAAGCGGCGTCGTCGTCGTGGGGGACGAGCAGCCCGCGCACGTGCATGCGCTCGGCGCGCTCATGAACGCGGCACTTGGCAATGGCGGCGGCGCGATGTTCACCACGGCGCCCGTGCACGTCGATATGGGTGCGTCGCAACAAACCTTCGCGGAGCTCGTTGCCGAAATGAAGGGCGGAGGTGTCGACACGCTCGTCATTTTGGATGGAAATCCGGTCTATTCGGCGTCCGGCGACATTTCTTTTGCCGACGCCATGCGACGCGTGCCGAACACGATTCACCTCGGAATGCATGTCGATGAAACCGCCGCTCTTGCGACATGGTTCGTCCCAGCAGCACATTACCTCGAATCATGGGGGGACGCTCGGTCCTTCGATGGCACTGCATCGATTGTACAGCCACTCATTCGACCCCTTTTCGGTGGACATACTTCAGCAGAGATGTTGGCTGCGCTCACGGGGAATCTAACGCCGAACGGGTACAATATTCTTCGAGAAACGTGGCGGTCGAGGTTTGGCGCAGCCAATTTCGATTCGCATTGGGAAGCTGCATTGCGTCGAGGTGTCATCGTGGGGACGGCGGCACCGCGGACCCTGGCGACAGTAAAAGCCGGTGCTGGTCGAGCGACGATCGAAGCCCTTGCAGCGAGCGCTCACGCGACTGCCGGAACGTATGAAGTCTCGTTCCGTGCCGATCATCGAGTATTCGATGGTCGCTACGCCAGCAATCCCTGGCTACAGGAATTGCCCGAGCCGATGACGTCGCTCACGTGGGGCAATGCGGCGCGCATGAGCGTGAAAACGGCGCGCGAGCTTGGCGTGACAAACGGTGACCTCGTCGAATTGGCCGCGGCGCATGCACCGAGCATCGTCGCACCGGGTGCGGACGCGACGGGACCGAGCATCGTATTGCCTGCGCTCGTCGTTCCCGGTCACGCCGACGGCGCCATTTCATTGTCGCTCGGTTATGGCCGAAAGGTGGGTAGCCCCATTGCAGTGGGGGTTGGGACCAACGTCGCACCATTACGTTCGGGTGATGGATATATTCGCAGCGGAATCGTGGCGCGACGCAAAGAAGGCCACGTCGACCTCGCATTGACGCAGACTCACTGGAACATGCACGGCCGCCCCATCGTCTTGTCGGCGACGCTTCCAGAATATCAGTCGAATCCAGCGTTCACCGCGCATCATCGGGGACGGGTGCTTTCGATTCTCCCCGCCGTCGAGACCAACGGCGAAAAGTGGGCAATGACGATCGACACATCCATATGCACCGGGTGCAGCTCGTGTGTCGTTGCTTGCCAGGCGGAAAACAACATTCCCGTCGTCGGTCCCGAGCAGGTCATGCTCAGTCGCGAAATGCATTGGCTCCGCATCGACACATATTTTTCAGGCGCACCCGAAGTGCCTTCGGTCGTACATCAACCGATGCTTTGCCAACATTGCGAGAAAGCGCCTTGCGAATACGTTTGTCCCGTCAATGCGACCGTTCACAGCCCCGACGGGCTCAATGAGATGGTCTACAATCGGTGCATCGGCACCCGGTTTTGCTCGAACAACTGCCCCTACAAGGTGCGCAGGTTCAACTTTTTCGACTGGATGGAGGAACGTGCGTCGCTCAATGGCGACGTCAGAAAACTCCAAAAAAATCCCGATGTCACCGTACGCGAACGAGGCGTCATGGAAAAATGCACATTCTGCGTACAACGCATTCGTCGAGCCGAGATCGAAGCGAGCATCGAACGTCGGAGCATTCGTCCTGGCGAAGTGGTTCCGGCTTGCGCCGGTGCATGTCCGACGCGCGCCATTCAATTCGGATCCCTCATGCACAAGGAAACACCCATGACCCTTTGGCGTGACGAACCCAGGAATTATTCCGTATTGCACGAGCTCGGTACCCAGCCGCGCGTCCAATACTTGGCGATGATCAAGAACCCGAATCCGGAGATGGCATGA